GTTTTCTCTGATTAGTGTTGGAAAACAGTGCCGGGAGGTTGAACAGTACTGGGTGTTGTTTGATCAGAATGTCTGAGGACTAGCTGGCAGAGGGGACACTTTTTCAGTTCTTGGGTTTGTAGCGCCTGAAATCTCAGTATGTCTTGGGGGCTCAATTTAAGATTTAGCCAAAACCAAGTATAACCaagtgttgttttattaatgttaataatcaATGGGTAATCTCCTAATTCtgctgtgcatgcatgtgtaggTGTTTTAATTTGGACCTTCACACATCCTATGGGTGTACATACAGTTCATGTTCTTCAAGGGTGGTATTTTCTGATGAAAAATAACCTCTCGATAATCTCTGAACCCCATTCAAATCCATTTTGCTGTGGTGATTTCACACAGCACTGCTGAAAACAAactcatgtttatttatcacaTACTTAAATTTGTCATATCAAGAGCTCACTTAGTCAAAATAGgagtgaaatgtaaatgtttgactTAGAAAAGTAAGCATAGTGGTGGAATAATTTCTGATGCATGTCTGGATTGGCCTAAAATGAAGCAAATCAATATCACTAAAAGGTTTGCAATTGTTTTGCTTAAAAGTTCAGGAAATGGCAAGAGCACACATTTAAGCTTTGGCCTTCAGTTGAAGTTAAAAACAGTATTGATGACAAAGGTAAGGTTGTGACATTCCCTGTTTTGCTAATGTTTTTTGCGACCTCTGAACCACCTTTTACTGAGGCACCCGTTATAAAATTAATTGATGGCTCTATCAATGGTCGCTTGctaatgctttatagatcagttacagccattaataagaacaacttcTGGGTTATCAGATTGTAAAAACTCACTTTGGCTGGTTGCTTCCCGGAAAAGGCTACAAACAATATGACCAAAGAGCCGTTTATCAACAATATACTAAGGTTTATAGCTGCAGGGTTTTTAGAAAGTGAGAAAGCCATCAGAAGTTATTAATGGATCCCATAACATTTATAACTTTATTATTAACAACCCAAGATTTGATCTTATTACTGGCACTGATCTATGAAGCACTGGtaaaacatttataaaccaTTGATAAAGCCATTAGTAGCCTAATCTTTGTTGATAGATGTATTAAAGATCAATATTGAgtttttagccatgttagcagcGTGGCTCTACAAATGCTTATGTCaatctgtcagtctgttggttGGTCAATCCACCACTTAATAATGTCACAACAAAtattagatggattgccatgaaattttgtacaaacatttaTGTTCCTCAAAAGATGAATCCTACTGGGTCTCATGGTTTCctggcttttttctctcttgccaCCATGAGTTAGATCACTTGtgttttttgagtgaaatatctcagttATCGGGTGGGTTGCAGATAAAGGTGACATTAACCCTAACCCCATCCATggtcccctcaggatgaattgtaatcacTGTACAGATCCTCTTCATTGTTCTTTGAGGACCAGCATCAGGTCAAAACTTGTCCAATACTTGCATGGTGAAGTGAACTATTTAGTGATGTCTACATTAGACATTAGTATTATGGTCATTTGCTTACCTTATCTATACAAGCACTGGCAGGGCTTCCTGAATGATACAGTCATATCTCTACTTGAAATGTACCTCAGCTGACAGAAACACTAATGTGATTTATTCATGTTCTGCCTGAAGGATCCAGTGACAGGAGGAGCAGACAGAAAACGAACAGAATGACAGATAAATTCTAGTTTCTGCTGAAGCTCACCAAACTTGAACTGAGGGCAACGTTTCTGCTCAattaacacatttcatttccctttttctttcttcggatttgttttctctccatgcTAATATTTAGACATGCTGTTATTTGTTACACGGTGGGCTCCTGCTGTAAAGTTAAGCTCTCGGCATCTgcacagggtttttttttcctttaataaaaTGATGTAAACGTCCAACAGGACCGCTGATGAGAGCCCCTCTCCGACCCCACCTGTCACACgcctcaacacacacatcaggtgGAATGAAAAAGAGGTCAAAACTGAATCTTCATTCTGCGAAAATAGGCTGTAATTGCAGACTGTATGATGAAGCCTGaactgaggaaaataaaatgtggacAAGCTTATCATTATCAATACACAGTTCCGACAAATTTGAGACACTGAGCACGCAAGATGGTGACACATGATAGTTGAAATgtagctttgttttctgtgctgcagATGCAACGCAAGAAAACTTTAGCAGTGTCCTATAATCATTCAGTAAATCATGTAATCATGATTTCCTTGTTTCAGTTTGGAAACTACACCAAACCGACTCAAAACACCTGCAGGAAATGAACCCATTGCCATCATTTTTCCCATTTACCCTGGCTTAggaaaaaatgtagtgccaagtaatgcaagaaaaaagagaggtgCTGAGCACTTTGCTACTATATGAGACTTTAAAATTGTTTTCTGCAATTTCTTGTAATAAATCCTCTATTAATTCAACTCCTCAAATTAAACTAGTGGTTACTCTGGCCCCAAATATGTTGAATACAATAACATTATCATCTGAGCATATTAAGCATGCATCCAGATGTCTTGAGGCGCTTCACATACAATGGAGAGGTAATGACATCCTGAAGCAGTCTTATTGTAACATGTGCAATACGTTCCATCCTATCTACAGTGAAATAGGCTATGTTTGAGCCAAGCTGACACATTACTGGTCTCCTCATATGTGGAGGACTgcaatgaaaactgtgttatatgGCCCAGTAGTGCTGACAggtttctttctccttctcttctgccctccccctcttctcctctttatttCTCCTTCCTCTAGGCTGTGGAAAGGCCAGCACGTGgcaagaggagggagaaaggatGGATCTTCAGACCTGTGTAAGAGCCTCCCCCCGGGGAAGCCGTCGTTGGACGCAAGGCCTCATGGGCCAGTGACCTGCCGTCTCTGTGATTTATGGCGACTGGAGGCCTCTGGCCACTGCagactcctctcctctctctccttcgtttcccttcacacacactgcaggactGCAAGGagccacacacactgcaccaccATCTACAGGAGTACCCAAAGAGGAATTCCTGGCACATGCTGAGCAGCAACACAGGCTTACACACGCATACATCCGCAAGCCACACTGTTGCTTCCTACACTGTCTCATCCAAGACTAAACACCTCCATAAACATTTCCACACTGCAGCACCGTGTCCCGCAATCCCATCACATGTCCATTAGACCAAACCCACTCTGAGAGTATTCTCCATTTGACTGTGTGTGGATTACTATCAGTCATGGTGTGTCAGCTGTAGAGCCCTCAGTGTAGCTGCTGCTCAGGGGCAGAGCTGGATCAATGGAAGTGCGCTGAGTAACGAGGTGATGTTCCTGTTTTCACATGGTCTGAGAGCAATCAGCAGCCAGCATCTCTGCGCTGACTCTACACACAGCTCTGCTTCTACGCTACAATAACCGTCCTCCTCAATGGACTATTAGTGAGTGACTTATAGTATCATTTTAATATAAGATACACTGTTGCTGGACTTTTGCTCCTGTGCACACCAGAGCTGTCAGACCACTTTAAATACCCTTTTTCCTCCAACCATAAAGGTTTGGAGCGGACACAGCACTGCGTTTACCTTCTggaccattttatttttacttttgaaagctgtggagagagagtgagagccaGCAGGTGCCCTCGCCATGGTGTTGCCGCCCCCAGACAAACGCCATGTGTGCCTGACCACCATCGTCATCATGACCAGTATGGCCTTCATGGACGCCTACCTGGTGGAGCAGAACCAGGGTCCCAGAAAGATCGGTGTGTGTATTATAGTGCTGGTAGGGGACGTATGCTTCCTCATAGTGCTGCGATATGTGGCAGTGTGGGTCGGTGCCGAGGTGCGCACCGCCCGCCGAGGATACGCCATGATCCTGTGGTTTCTGTACATCTTTGTTCTGGAGATCAAACTCTATTTTGTCTTCCAGAATTGCAAAGCTGACAGGAAGAGTCTGGAGACAGTGGCACGGAAGGCTTTGACGTTATTATTATCCGTGTGTGTACCAGGTTTGTACCTGGTTCTAGTGGCTCTGGATAGCATGGAATATGTAAGAACTTTCCGAAAGAAGGAGGACATGAGGAGCCGTCTGTTCTGGGTGGCTCTGGACCTGCTGGACCTGCTAGATATCCAAGCTAACCTGTGGGAGCCCCAGCGGACAGGCCTGCCCATCTGGGCCGAGGGCCTCATGTTCTTCTACTGCTACATCCTGCTGCTCATCCTGCCCTGCGTGTCGCTCAGTGAAATCAGCATGCAGGGAGAGCACATGTCGCCCCAGAAGATGATGCTGTACCCGGTCCTGAGCCTGGTCACCATAAACGTGGTCACCATCCTTATACGTGGTGTAAACATGGTGTTGTTTCAGGACAGCCGTGTTTCTACCATCTTTGTCGGCAAGAACGTGGTGGCCATCGCCACCAAGGCGTCCACCTTCCTGGAGTACCGCAGACAGGTGAAGGAGTTCCCCCACCCACAGAACGCCATGGCgctagagctgcagcagaactcTGTCAGCCACACGCAGCCGCTGCCCAATGCCACCAGTTTGCCACATGAACCTTCGCCAGCGCAGGACGTCATCGACACATGACCGCCAGCGCTGGACTCGGCACCATTAGAAACTGACTGCTTTTTATGAAATTCTCCAGGAGGGAAGGTAGATAGAGAAATCAGCTGCATGACAGGATGATATTCTGCTCTTGTCAAGCCCACATGAACAACTGTGAAACCATAAAAGAGATTTTCAGCATCACCTGCCTGTCAGAACATACTGTAAACCTACACTTGACTGAGTGCAGCGAGCAGACTTTAAAATGAAGTCAAGCGTTTTTATCGTgctattgtgtttttaattgtttcaaatgttttaaaagttcAGACTTTATTAAGAGACAATCTCCACAGTGTGCAGCCCAGTGACATTATGTTCTGTAAAATGGAcagttgcccccccccccccccccccccccggtgagtatcttgtatttttttttaaaggtcactTTTTCAACAGTGCATCTGTGGCATTTCCTTTGAATTCCAGCACCAAAGGACATACCACTCAATGTGAAGcactgatggagaggaggagcagagagtgaCAAGGGTCAGTGAAGAGGGGCTATCTGTGCTGTGCTAGAGCAAAGCTGGTGGCAGACGAATGCTTTTCCTTGTGTGTTGGTTCTGCTGAGAAAGATGCTCGGTGGAAGTTGCTGCCTCGGTCAGTGTGACGCTTTACGACCAAAGGTCTGATTAAAGCACCGGAGCTCAGCACTAAAGCATCCACTGCAGGCATTCAAGCGTGtgttttactctgtgtgtgtgtgtgtgtgtgtgtgtgtgtgtgtgtgtgtgtgtgtgtgtgtgcgtgtgtgcgtgtgtgcgtgtgtgcgtgtgtgcgtgcgtctaTGTGCACGCACACTAGTCTATAGAGTATGTATGCCggaaagcgtgtgtgtgttcgccaCAGGAGGTTTAGGTTATTTCAAACCGTTTTGGAAGAGATGTGAGTGTCCATGTGTGTCATGAATTGCAAATGAGACAAAATATGTAGTGatgtcagaagaaaaaaaaaaaacaagatgatgGGGGAAAGAtaatttttgtttcttgtaCTGTACATTCCTCTAAAACTAGCTCAAGCCTTGAAGTCAAAGAATGCTGAGATCCAGCGAACGCCTCACTGAAGaattgacaaaagaaaaaagataaatacaataacatacaaaaatactttttctgATGTGATTCAgttaagtattattattattatcattattattattactactattattattatcattattattattattatgtacaTTCTTTACTTGTTGGAGGCCaatgatgttttaataaaagtataaataaaagaataatgacAACAGCATGGTTTCTTCTTtgatattattttgattatgattgatcaaaatattatttctagCTAAATTCTGAAGTATTAAGTGCTCCTGTTGTGCTTGACAGCAACAACTAAATGACAGCAACATAGCAGCAAAGTCATTTGTGTTATGTTTTGCATGGAAGAATCCACACAGCACATCAGGCTGAGCAGCCTGGACTCCAGCATTAATTTTCTACCCCTCAGGCTACCACATTTGGGGAAAGCAAGCAATAGATTTATCTTTAAAATGCGATAAAAATGTATGAACCTTTTCTCAAgttgtgtctctctcctcctcccagtTCTCATTATCACCTCCCCACTTGCTTTTTTGTTCTGTTAACACTAATCTTCTCTGCACCGGCCCGGTATTGGTTATTAAATACAGCTTTTACAGCTGATG
The window above is part of the Seriola aureovittata isolate HTS-2021-v1 ecotype China chromosome 19, ASM2101889v1, whole genome shotgun sequence genome. Proteins encoded here:
- the tmem121ab gene encoding transmembrane protein 121Ab, producing the protein MVLPPPDKRHVCLTTIVIMTSMAFMDAYLVEQNQGPRKIGVCIIVLVGDVCFLIVLRYVAVWVGAEVRTARRGYAMILWFLYIFVLEIKLYFVFQNCKADRKSLETVARKALTLLLSVCVPGLYLVLVALDSMEYVRTFRKKEDMRSRLFWVALDLLDLLDIQANLWEPQRTGLPIWAEGLMFFYCYILLLILPCVSLSEISMQGEHMSPQKMMLYPVLSLVTINVVTILIRGVNMVLFQDSRVSTIFVGKNVVAIATKASTFLEYRRQVKEFPHPQNAMALELQQNSVSHTQPLPNATSLPHEPSPAQDVIDT